The following nucleotide sequence is from Dehalococcoidia bacterium.
ACGAGGAAATGGTCGAGTCCATTGAGGCCTCCGGTGCCGAGATCATCACCGTGGCGATCCGCAGGCTGGACCTCGACAACCTTGAAGAGAAGAACATACTCGACTACTTCAATTGGGACGAGTACACCATTCTTCCCAACACTGCCGGCTGCAAGACAGCAGATGAGGCAGTCTTTACCGCCCACCTTGCTCGCGAAGTAACGGGTTCTGACTGGGTCAAAGTCGAGGTTATTCCCTATCCTGAGTATCTTCTGCCAGACCCCAGGGGGACCTACGATGCCTGCAAACGTCTCGTCGACGAGGGATTCGTGGTGCTCCCTTACATCCACGCCGACCCTGTACTGGCAAAACATCTCGAAGAGATCGGATGCGCCACCGTCATGCCGCTGGG
It contains:
- a CDS encoding thiazole synthase, with amino-acid sequence MDDKLVIADKEFDSRLMVGTGRHRSNEEMVESIEASGAEIITVAIRRLDLDNLEEKNILDYFNWDEYTILPNTAGCKTADEAVFTAHLAREVTGSDWVKVEVIPYPEYLLPDPRGTYDACKRLVDEGFVVLPYIHADPVLAKHLEEIGCATVMPLGSAIGSGQGVQTLDEIRIIIRQSTVPVVVDAGLAVPSDASVALEAGADAVLVNTAIAQAEDPAGMGEAFKLGVQAGRMAYNAGRIARRATGVPSSPAEGVAATAS